In a genomic window of Campylobacter concisus:
- the dcd gene encoding dCTP deaminase — MGLKSDSWIRKMSVEKNMIVPFAEEQVGRGVVSYGVSSYGYDIRVGDEFKIFTNIGGTVVDPKNFDEKNVVDFKGDVCIVPPNSFALARTIEYFNMPDNVLAICLGKSTYARCGIIVNVTPFEPGFKGHITIEISNTTPLPAKIYANEGIAQVLFIEGDEPCEVTYADKNGKYQAQEGITLPRILK; from the coding sequence ATGGGTTTAAAGTCAGACTCTTGGATAAGAAAAATGTCAGTTGAGAAAAATATGATAGTGCCATTTGCCGAGGAGCAAGTGGGTCGTGGCGTCGTTAGTTACGGCGTTTCTAGCTATGGCTACGATATCCGCGTTGGTGATGAGTTTAAAATTTTTACAAACATCGGCGGAACCGTGGTTGATCCCAAAAATTTCGACGAGAAAAACGTAGTAGATTTTAAGGGCGATGTCTGCATCGTGCCGCCAAATTCATTCGCTCTAGCGCGCACGATCGAGTACTTTAACATGCCTGATAACGTGCTAGCGATCTGCCTTGGCAAAAGCACCTACGCAAGGTGCGGTATCATCGTAAACGTCACGCCTTTTGAGCCTGGATTTAAGGGGCACATCACGATAGAGATTTCAAATACTACGCCACTTCCTGCAAAAATTTATGCGAACGAAGGCATCGCACAGGTGCTATTTATCGAGGGTGACGAACCTTGTGAGGTGACTTATGCCGACAAAAATGGTAAATACCAAGCCCAAGAAGGTATCACGCTACCAAGAATTTTGAAGTAA
- the pseB gene encoding UDP-N-acetylglucosamine 4,6-dehydratase (inverting) yields the protein MFNDKSILITGGTGSFGKKYTEILLKKYNPRRLVIYSRDELKQYEMAQVFKDKAMRFFIGDVRDYKRLRTAMSGIDYVIHAAAMKHVPIAEYNPMECIKTNIDGAQNVIDASLECGVSKVIALSTDKACNPVNLYGATKLASDKLFVAANNIVGDKKTRFSVVRYGNVVGSRGSVVPLFKKLIAQGEKELPITHEKMTRFWITLEQGVNFVLKNFERMKGGEIFIPKIPSMTMVDLAKALAPELGVKIIGIRPGEKMHEMMISRDDAHLTYEFDDYYVISPSIQFLTAQDFSTNALHQKGKPVSEDFEYSSNTNKIWLDRAGLLEMIGDAK from the coding sequence ATGTTTAATGATAAATCAATACTAATCACCGGCGGAACAGGAAGTTTTGGTAAAAAATACACCGAAATTTTGTTAAAAAAATACAATCCAAGAAGGCTAGTTATCTACTCACGCGACGAGCTAAAGCAATACGAAATGGCTCAAGTCTTTAAAGATAAAGCGATGCGTTTTTTCATCGGCGATGTGAGGGACTATAAGCGCTTAAGAACCGCGATGAGTGGTATAGACTACGTCATTCACGCAGCTGCGATGAAACACGTACCAATCGCAGAATATAACCCAATGGAGTGCATAAAAACAAACATAGATGGCGCTCAAAACGTCATCGACGCCTCTTTGGAGTGTGGCGTTAGCAAAGTGATCGCACTCTCAACTGACAAGGCGTGCAACCCTGTAAATTTATATGGAGCTACAAAGCTAGCAAGTGACAAACTCTTTGTCGCTGCAAATAACATTGTTGGAGACAAAAAAACAAGATTTAGCGTCGTAAGATATGGAAATGTCGTTGGCTCTCGTGGATCAGTCGTGCCGCTCTTTAAAAAACTGATCGCACAAGGTGAAAAAGAACTTCCTATCACGCATGAGAAGATGACCAGGTTTTGGATCACGCTTGAACAAGGTGTAAATTTCGTCCTTAAAAACTTTGAGAGGATGAAAGGCGGCGAAATTTTCATACCAAAGATCCCATCTATGACGATGGTCGATCTTGCAAAAGCCCTTGCACCAGAGCTTGGCGTCAAGATCATAGGCATTCGCCCAGGCGAAAAGATGCATGAGATGATGATCTCAAGAGACGACGCGCATCTTACATACGAATTTGATGATTACTACGTTATTAGTCCGTCTATCCAGTTTTTAACAGCGCAAGACTTCTCAACAAATGCTCTTCATCAAAAGGGCAAACCAGTGAGCGAGGACTTTGAATATAGCTCAAATACAAATAAAATTTGGCTCGATAGAGCAGGCCTTCTTGAGATGATAGGAGATGCTAAATGA
- the pseC gene encoding UDP-4-amino-4,6-dideoxy-N-acetyl-beta-L-altrosamine transaminase, whose translation MIPYSRQQITEEDIKVVADALRDDILTGGQKVSKFEEELAKYVGVKHVIVMNSATSALHVAYLSLGVKAGDEVITTPITFAATANAALMAGAQIKFCDVKANGNIDEEKIPALITPKTKVITAVDYGGNPVELDKIINLAKKHGIKVIDDASHALGSVQNGIKVGVKADISIFSFHPVKPITTLEGGALATNDDELARLARLYRSHGIAKTKLWDSDMSLLGYNYRITDVACALGLSQLKRLDDFIAKRNEIAKFYDEKFSECEYFKTINIPANTTSSRHLYPVLLDEKLWDKKEQIFEALLQKGVGVQVHYKPTYKFSFYKALLGEISLPNAEKFYSAELSIPCHHGMSVDDAKFVASTLFDVLKSFSE comes from the coding sequence ATGATCCCTTACAGCCGTCAGCAGATCACAGAAGAAGATATCAAGGTAGTAGCAGATGCACTAAGAGACGACATCTTAACAGGTGGCCAAAAGGTTAGTAAATTTGAAGAGGAGCTGGCAAAGTATGTTGGCGTAAAGCACGTTATCGTCATGAACTCAGCCACTTCTGCCCTTCACGTAGCCTATCTTAGCCTTGGCGTAAAGGCTGGCGATGAAGTGATCACGACGCCTATCACCTTTGCAGCCACTGCAAATGCGGCTTTGATGGCAGGAGCGCAGATTAAATTTTGCGACGTAAAAGCAAATGGCAACATCGATGAAGAGAAAATTCCAGCTCTTATCACACCAAAGACAAAGGTGATAACCGCGGTCGACTACGGCGGTAACCCAGTGGAGCTAGATAAGATCATAAATTTAGCCAAAAAGCACGGTATAAAAGTGATAGACGACGCCTCTCACGCTCTTGGTAGCGTGCAAAACGGCATAAAAGTGGGCGTTAAGGCTGATATTAGCATATTTAGCTTTCATCCAGTAAAGCCTATCACCACACTTGAGGGCGGCGCACTTGCTACAAACGACGATGAGCTAGCAAGACTTGCAAGACTTTATAGAAGCCACGGTATCGCCAAAACAAAGCTTTGGGATAGCGATATGAGCCTGCTTGGGTATAACTATAGGATCACAGACGTAGCCTGCGCTTTGGGACTTAGCCAGCTAAAAAGACTGGACGACTTTATCGCTAAAAGAAATGAGATAGCTAAATTTTATGATGAGAAATTTAGTGAGTGTGAATATTTTAAAACCATAAATATCCCAGCAAATACAACTAGCTCAAGGCACCTATATCCAGTACTTTTGGATGAGAAACTTTGGGATAAAAAAGAGCAAATTTTTGAAGCACTCTTGCAAAAAGGTGTTGGCGTGCAGGTGCACTACAAGCCAACATATAAATTTAGCTTTTATAAAGCACTACTTGGTGAAATTTCACTGCCAAATGCGGAGAAATTTTATAGCGCCGAGCTTAGCATCCCATGCCATCACGGCATGAGCGTGGATGATGCTAAATTTGTAGCTAGCACGCTATTTGATGTGCTAAAAAGCTTTAGCGAGTAA
- the pseF gene encoding pseudaminic acid cytidylyltransferase, which translates to MICIIPARGGSKRIPGKNIKDFLGKPLIAYSIEAALNSKVFSEVIVSTDDEMIANVAREFGASVPFFRDASLSDDYATSTDVIKDAIKRVNSSFSDVCCLYATAPLITAEILKEAAGEFKKQECKFLFSATAFDFPIQRAIKLDENASVSMFYPQFEKTRSQDLEPAFHDAGAFYFGKKEAWLECSALFAPHSKAYLLPRNLVCDIDTLEDFEFAKKLYLINNGKI; encoded by the coding sequence ATGATCTGCATCATCCCAGCAAGAGGCGGCAGCAAGAGGATACCTGGCAAAAACATAAAAGACTTTTTAGGCAAGCCCTTAATCGCATATAGCATCGAGGCTGCGTTAAATTCTAAAGTTTTTAGCGAAGTGATCGTAAGCACCGATGATGAAATGATCGCAAATGTGGCTAGAGAATTTGGAGCTAGCGTGCCATTTTTTAGAGATGCGAGCCTAAGCGATGACTACGCGACAAGCACTGACGTGATAAAAGACGCGATAAAGCGCGTAAATTCTAGCTTTAGTGATGTCTGCTGCCTTTATGCCACAGCACCGCTCATAACGGCTGAAATTTTAAAAGAGGCTGCAGGAGAGTTTAAAAAGCAGGAGTGTAAATTTTTATTTTCAGCGACTGCGTTCGATTTTCCTATACAAAGGGCGATAAAACTTGATGAAAACGCTAGCGTTAGCATGTTTTATCCTCAGTTTGAAAAGACACGCTCGCAAGATCTTGAGCCTGCGTTTCATGACGCTGGGGCATTTTATTTTGGCAAAAAAGAGGCTTGGCTGGAGTGCAGTGCTTTGTTTGCGCCACACTCAAAGGCATATTTGCTGCCAAGAAATTTAGTCTGCGATATCGACACGCTAGAGGATTTTGAGTTTGCTAAGAAGCTTTATTTGATAAATAATGGAAAGATCTGA
- the pseG gene encoding UDP-2,4-diacetamido-2,4,6-trideoxy-beta-L-altropyranose hydrolase has translation MKEFKGLLLLKTLVRTDSSSKIGHGHIRRDLLLAKKFNDISFASLRLDGDIFDEINYPKFSLSSGEIDELCELIKDDKFELLIIDHYGFSFEDERAIKEKTGVKILSFDDTYEKHFADYILNVNLYAQKARYEVLVEKDSEVFCGSEFLLVRDEFYEEAQVKREKIYDYAIILGGTDISGLSAKISEKLLLKGLKTAVITTSGNKNLSALKEISSKNENFSLFVDSKKVARLMNEAKILIITASSLVNEAYVLRAKFKAICVADNQKEIFAWLKENGYEAYWGDEICLSL, from the coding sequence TTGAAAGAATTTAAAGGACTCCTCTTGCTAAAAACGCTCGTGCGCACTGATAGTAGCAGCAAGATAGGGCATGGGCACATCAGGCGAGACCTTTTGCTTGCTAAAAAATTTAACGACATCTCATTTGCATCTTTGAGGCTAGATGGTGACATTTTTGATGAGATAAACTACCCTAAATTTAGTTTAAGTAGTGGCGAGATAGATGAACTTTGTGAACTTATAAAAGATGATAAATTTGAGCTTCTCATCATCGACCACTACGGCTTTAGCTTTGAAGACGAAAGAGCTATAAAAGAAAAAACCGGCGTTAAAATTTTATCATTTGATGACACTTACGAAAAACATTTTGCAGACTACATATTAAATGTAAATTTATATGCGCAAAAGGCAAGATATGAGGTACTGGTAGAAAAAGATAGCGAAGTTTTTTGCGGAAGCGAATTTTTACTAGTTAGAGATGAGTTTTATGAAGAAGCGCAGGTAAAAAGGGAGAAAATTTACGACTATGCTATCATTCTTGGAGGCACTGATATCTCAGGGCTAAGTGCTAAAATTTCAGAAAAACTGCTCTTAAAAGGACTAAAAACAGCCGTCATAACAACTAGCGGAAATAAAAACTTAAGCGCTCTAAAAGAGATATCTAGTAAAAACGAAAATTTTAGCCTTTTTGTAGATAGTAAAAAAGTAGCAAGGCTGATGAATGAAGCCAAAATACTCATCATAACAGCAAGCTCGCTTGTAAATGAAGCTTATGTTTTGAGAGCTAAATTTAAAGCCATTTGCGTAGCGGATAATCAAAAAGAGATCTTTGCTTGGCTAAAAGAAAATGGGTATGAAGCTTACTGGGGAGATGAAATTTGCTTGAGCTTATAA
- the pseH gene encoding UDP-4-amino-4,6-dideoxy-N-acetyl-beta-L-altrosamine N-acetyltransferase, translating into MLELINFTSLSDEQKLMVLKWRNDERIAKFMKNKSVGKAEHFAFLERLKSIQDKIYFLVKDESEFIGVISFVDITKESCEFGVYKNPELKGVGKKLLDLIKEYAFFTLKVGSLKAKAYNNNEKALALYKNFGFSIYAKDDEFSYLELKNKTD; encoded by the coding sequence TTGCTTGAGCTTATAAATTTTACTTCACTTAGCGATGAGCAAAAGCTGATGGTCTTAAAGTGGCGAAACGACGAGCGTATAGCCAAATTTATGAAAAACAAAAGCGTTGGCAAAGCGGAGCATTTTGCTTTTTTAGAGAGATTAAAGAGCATTCAAGATAAGATTTATTTTTTAGTAAAAGACGAGAGTGAATTTATCGGAGTGATAAGCTTTGTTGATATCACGAAAGAAAGTTGCGAATTTGGCGTTTATAAAAACCCGGAGCTAAAAGGAGTGGGCAAAAAACTGCTTGATCTCATAAAAGAGTATGCATTTTTTACATTAAAGGTTGGCTCGCTAAAGGCAAAAGCTTATAATAACAACGAAAAAGCGCTCGCGCTTTATAAAAATTTTGGCTTTAGTATCTACGCAAAAGATGACGAGTTTAGTTACCTTGAGCTTAAAAATAAAACGGACTAA
- the pseI gene encoding pseudaminic acid synthase: MKIGNFDTDKKVFIIAELSANHSGSLKTAVDTIKAAKRAGADAIKLQTYTPDSLTLNSCLDDFVIKGGLWDGRNFYELYQEALTPREWHAELFKVAKEEGLVCFSSPFCKDDANFLEQFNPPAYKIASFEVTDYDFVEFVAKKGKPIIISTGIAYEEEIRDVVQICKNAGNSDIALLKCTSSYPAPLNGMNLQTIADMREKFGVEVGFSDHTLGVTAPVVAVSLGARIIEKHFILDKSVKSVDSAFSLDESEFALMTKCVREAEELLGKVNYELDEKAVLNRRFSRSLYASADIKKGEIFSEQNIRSVRPGYGLHPKFLKELIGRPVKRDIKFSERVTKEDLI, encoded by the coding sequence ATGAAAATAGGAAATTTTGATACAGACAAAAAGGTCTTTATAATAGCAGAGCTCTCCGCTAATCACAGCGGTAGCCTAAAAACGGCGGTAGATACAATAAAGGCAGCCAAACGTGCTGGAGCTGATGCGATAAAGCTTCAGACATATACACCTGATAGTTTGACTCTAAATTCGTGCCTAGACGACTTCGTCATAAAGGGCGGACTTTGGGATGGGAGAAATTTTTACGAGCTTTACCAAGAGGCATTAACGCCAAGAGAGTGGCATGCTGAGCTTTTTAAAGTGGCAAAAGAGGAAGGGCTTGTCTGCTTTTCAAGTCCATTTTGCAAGGATGACGCCAACTTTTTAGAGCAGTTTAACCCACCAGCTTATAAGATCGCAAGCTTTGAGGTAACGGACTATGATTTTGTAGAGTTTGTAGCGAAAAAAGGCAAGCCCATCATCATCTCAACTGGCATAGCCTATGAAGAAGAGATAAGAGACGTGGTACAAATTTGTAAAAATGCAGGTAATAGTGACATCGCCCTTTTAAAATGCACCTCAAGCTACCCAGCACCGCTAAATGGCATGAATTTACAAACGATAGCTGACATGAGAGAGAAATTTGGCGTTGAGGTCGGCTTTTCAGATCATACCTTAGGCGTGACAGCTCCAGTAGTGGCGGTTAGCCTGGGTGCTAGGATAATTGAAAAGCATTTTATACTTGATAAAAGCGTAAAGAGCGTTGATAGCGCATTTAGTCTTGATGAGAGCGAATTTGCTCTTATGACAAAATGCGTTAGAGAGGCCGAGGAGCTTTTAGGCAAAGTAAACTACGAGCTAGATGAAAAAGCAGTTTTAAACAGGAGATTTTCACGCTCACTTTATGCAAGCGCGGATATAAAAAAAGGTGAAATTTTTAGCGAGCAAAATATAAGGAGCGTGCGCCCAGGATATGGTCTGCATCCTAAATTTTTAAAAGAACTGATCGGAAGGCCAGTAAAAAGAGATATAAAATTTAGCGAAAGAGTAACAAAAGAGGATTTAATATGA
- a CDS encoding motility associated factor glycosyltransferase family protein, whose amino-acid sequence MNSKNNKLPDKKTNLPKDNGVNTQNPIFQKNLQALFQQDEILAARLWSIAGNEDYEIFIGKDPIDINLINKHTFKYIYENPEADILKLLEDTESDYKRYPILFFYGLGNGVLYKALAKNETHQKIVVIEPEIEIIYLVLNVIDLSNELESGQIILFYSKFATYTHFYYLVTEAKLNSYAKTYDNLMIHMPFYDQFEEDYIRINKEITRAFSQIVVAHGNSIDDLLLGTRQNCENLVPMISNYCYTSLVKKRYGLMDTAIIVSTGPSLDKQLNTLKKFAPYVSIISVDASYPILARHDIKPDYVMSIERIEPTSSFFEKKHPNIDDNIHFIVASVTHKQTIKNILPRKLVLTMRPQQEEYMFGLKRYGYLGVGHSCANMAYQLAYVLGHKNIVFIGQDLAFGKDGASHAKGHAFAQADENLYVKAYGGEGEVKTTYVWTLFKNQFENDIAQSSLENIKSYNCTEGGARIEGTIEKPFLEVMHELCKDKEIKKLPNIKKDSETTVNKNLLKAYKVILAKIKAQSEVKQQIEKVFLEVVPSIDKLLELNKENKIEKKHFDELLKITKKIDKLKDVIAKRNYQKYVDNILQISVYYQELELAKISVAPSDTTIQKTNKLLMWVNMHKYWMFSAAGGLNADIEVTKKASKALVAELKKRKLITKNDIGKAKENFILSI is encoded by the coding sequence ATGAATAGTAAAAACAATAAATTACCTGACAAAAAGACTAACCTGCCTAAAGATAACGGAGTGAATACTCAAAATCCTATCTTTCAAAAAAATCTTCAAGCACTATTTCAGCAAGACGAAATTCTGGCGGCTAGGCTTTGGTCTATTGCTGGCAATGAAGACTACGAAATTTTTATAGGGAAAGATCCCATTGATATAAATTTAATAAACAAGCATACTTTTAAATATATCTATGAAAATCCTGAAGCAGACATTTTAAAGCTACTTGAAGATACAGAAAGTGATTATAAACGTTATCCAATACTATTTTTTTATGGACTAGGCAATGGCGTGCTCTATAAAGCATTAGCAAAAAATGAAACGCACCAAAAAATAGTAGTTATAGAGCCAGAGATCGAGATCATATATCTTGTTTTAAATGTCATTGATCTATCAAATGAACTAGAAAGTGGGCAAATAATACTTTTTTATTCAAAATTTGCAACCTATACACATTTTTATTATCTGGTTACAGAAGCAAAACTAAACTCATATGCAAAAACCTATGATAATCTTATGATTCATATGCCTTTTTATGATCAATTTGAAGAAGACTACATAAGAATAAACAAAGAGATTACAAGAGCATTTTCTCAAATAGTAGTTGCTCACGGCAATAGCATAGACGATCTTTTATTAGGCACAAGACAAAATTGCGAAAATTTGGTACCAATGATTAGCAATTACTGCTACACAAGTCTTGTTAAAAAAAGATATGGTCTTATGGATACGGCTATAATTGTATCAACTGGCCCAAGCCTAGATAAACAGCTTAATACACTTAAGAAATTTGCTCCATATGTTAGCATTATAAGCGTTGATGCCTCTTACCCAATCCTTGCAAGGCATGATATCAAGCCTGATTATGTAATGTCGATTGAAAGAATAGAACCAACTTCTAGTTTTTTTGAAAAAAAACATCCAAATATTGATGACAATATACACTTTATCGTTGCCTCAGTTACACACAAGCAAACTATTAAAAATATCTTGCCAAGAAAACTAGTACTAACCATGAGACCTCAACAAGAGGAGTATATGTTTGGTCTAAAAAGATATGGATATTTGGGCGTAGGACATAGTTGTGCAAACATGGCCTATCAACTAGCCTATGTCTTAGGACATAAAAATATCGTTTTCATAGGACAAGATCTAGCATTTGGTAAAGATGGGGCGAGCCATGCAAAAGGTCATGCCTTTGCGCAAGCGGATGAAAATTTATATGTTAAAGCTTATGGCGGAGAGGGAGAGGTTAAAACAACGTATGTTTGGACTCTATTTAAAAACCAGTTTGAAAATGATATCGCCCAATCAAGTCTAGAGAATATAAAATCATATAACTGTACCGAAGGTGGTGCTAGAATAGAAGGCACTATAGAAAAGCCGTTTTTAGAAGTAATGCATGAGCTTTGCAAAGATAAAGAGATTAAAAAACTGCCTAATATAAAAAAAGATAGTGAAACGACGGTAAATAAAAATCTTTTAAAAGCTTATAAAGTCATACTTGCAAAAATAAAAGCTCAAAGTGAAGTCAAACAACAAATAGAAAAAGTCTTTTTAGAAGTAGTGCCTAGTATAGATAAATTGCTTGAGCTCAATAAAGAAAATAAAATAGAAAAAAAGCACTTTGATGAGCTTCTTAAAATAACAAAAAAGATAGATAAACTAAAAGATGTAATCGCAAAACGTAATTATCAAAAATATGTAGATAATATATTGCAAATTTCAGTCTACTATCAAGAACTTGAGCTTGCAAAAATTTCTGTAGCACCAAGTGACACAACAATCCAAAAAACCAACAAGCTTCTTATGTGGGTAAATATGCACAAGTACTGGATGTTCTCCGCAGCTGGCGGACTAAATGCCGACATCGAAGTTACTAAAAAAGCTTCAAAAGCACTTGTTGCTGAGCTAAAAAAGAGAAAACTAATAACTAAAAACGATATAGGAAAAGCAAAAGAAAATTTTATACTGAGTATATAA